A stretch of the Xyrauchen texanus isolate HMW12.3.18 chromosome 20, RBS_HiC_50CHRs, whole genome shotgun sequence genome encodes the following:
- the LOC127661173 gene encoding BAG family molecular chaperone regulator 2-like, whose translation MADRSGRLLENLDQIEMRVEALREAATTMEQERECLIEIIQSIQNSQQMRTICDGEREELSLIASRLMGRTLTVSVSVDTIRNPQQEEALNKATATIDEIASQVLDNMEGAQTRLQALHTACVTKATAVPIDQKFQSVVISCSLEDQKKIKRRLETLIRNMDNAEKTIRIMDK comes from the exons ATGGCGGACCGGTCTGGACGACTACTGGAAAATCTGGATCAAATCGAAATGAG GGTGGAGGCTCTTCGTGAGGCAGCCACTACTATggagcaagagagagagtgtttaatTGAGATCATCCAATCGATACAAAACAGTCAGCAAATGAGAACCATTTGTGACG GGGAAAGGGAAGAGCTCTCACTTATTGCCAGTAGACTTATGGGCAGGACATTAACAGTGAGTGTTTCTGTTGATACGATCCGCAACCCCCAACAGGAAGAGGCCTTGAATAAAGCCACAGCCACTATTGATGAAATCGCATCTCAAGTGCTTGATAATATGGAGGGGGCTCAAACGAGGCTGCAGGCTCTTCACACAGCATGTGTGACCAAAGCAACAGCTGTGCCCATTGATCAGAAGTTTCAGAGTGTCGTGATCAGCTGTTCCCTGGAAGACCAGAAGAAAATCAAGCGGCGCCTGGAGACCCTCATCAGGAACATGGACAATGCTGAGAAAACTATTAGAATCATGGATAAGTAG